From Bacteroidota bacterium, one genomic window encodes:
- a CDS encoding DNA replication/repair protein RecF: protein MHLQKLNISNFKNYEDADLSFSPKINCFVGNNGVGKTNILDAIHYLSFCKSYFNPVDTQNIRHEQSFFSIHGLYSREISKVDMVSCIQQLNHKKQFRLNKKDYDRLADHIGLFPLVMISPYDRDLINDGSDIRRKYIDSVISQFDRIYLENLMSYNKALQQRNALLKYFAEKRYFNADSLEIWDMKMIQHGDFIFRRRNEFLSDFIPVFRHYFEFVSGGKEEVDISYVSQLHDNSLEELLKESVERDIQIRYTSTGIHKDDLEFRITGHPIKKFGSQGQQKSFVVAIKLAQFDYTRKTKGFKPILLLDDIFDKLDDQRVGKIIELVGNDNFGQVFITDTQKQRIEKLFQSARIEHKIYEIEAGKASEIPNGN, encoded by the coding sequence ATGCATTTGCAAAAGCTGAATATCAGTAATTTTAAAAACTACGAAGATGCAGACCTCTCTTTTTCTCCGAAGATAAACTGCTTTGTAGGGAATAACGGGGTGGGAAAAACCAATATCCTGGATGCTATACATTACCTTTCCTTTTGCAAAAGCTATTTTAATCCTGTTGATACACAGAATATCAGGCATGAACAGTCTTTCTTTTCCATTCACGGGTTATACAGCAGGGAGATTAGCAAAGTAGATATGGTAAGTTGTATTCAGCAACTTAATCATAAGAAGCAGTTCCGGTTAAATAAGAAGGATTATGACAGACTTGCCGATCATATTGGTTTGTTTCCTCTGGTAATGATATCACCTTACGACAGGGATTTGATTAACGATGGAAGCGATATCCGGCGTAAATACATTGATTCGGTTATTTCGCAGTTCGACCGGATTTATCTGGAAAACCTGATGAGTTACAATAAAGCATTACAGCAAAGGAATGCTCTTCTGAAATATTTTGCGGAAAAGCGCTATTTTAATGCAGATTCTCTTGAAATCTGGGATATGAAGATGATCCAGCACGGTGATTTTATTTTCAGGAGAAGAAATGAATTTCTTTCCGATTTCATACCGGTGTTTCGGCATTATTTCGAGTTTGTTTCAGGAGGTAAGGAAGAGGTGGATATCAGCTATGTTTCGCAGCTTCATGATAATTCACTGGAGGAATTGCTGAAGGAGTCGGTTGAAAGGGATATCCAGATCCGATATACCAGCACAGGGATACATAAGGATGATCTTGAATTTCGTATTACGGGTCATCCGATAAAAAAATTCGGTTCCCAGGGCCAGCAAAAATCGTTTGTGGTTGCCATTAAACTGGCGCAATTCGATTATACCAGAAAAACCAAGGGATTCAAACCCATTTTGCTTCTGGATGATATATTTGACAAACTGGACGACCAACGTGTGGGAAAGATTATTGAACTGGTAGGAAATGACAATTTCGGGCAGGTGTTTATTACGGACACACAAAAGCAGCGAATTGAAAAGTTGTTTCAAAGTGCCCGCATAGAGCATAAGATATATGAGATCGAAGCCGGTAAAGCGAGTGAGATACCTAACGGGAATTAA
- a CDS encoding 4-hydroxy-3-methylbut-2-enyl diphosphate reductase: MSIKVDIDPDAGFCPGVVAAIERAESILEKEGRLLCLGELVHNEEETERLRRKGLLIIDHEELPDAEEEKVLIRAHGEPPETYRNAGKHGVIIEDATCPVVIRLQEKVGKAYREMEKRNGQVVIFGKAAHPEVIGLQGHAEGRAVVVSKIEDLVKIDMNKPVRLFSQTTMDKEAYGTIAGIIRDKTARCNNEDVVIFRSICGKVANRVEGLRKFAKAHDMVVFVSGKNSSNGAYLFTVCREANPASIRISSESELDPAALSGKNNIGVSGATSTPSWLMKKIADKIRTFS, translated from the coding sequence ATGAGTATAAAGGTGGACATAGATCCGGATGCCGGTTTTTGTCCCGGTGTTGTTGCTGCCATTGAGCGTGCTGAATCCATCCTGGAAAAGGAAGGACGATTGCTATGCCTTGGAGAACTGGTACATAATGAGGAAGAAACAGAACGATTACGCAGGAAAGGCCTGTTGATCATTGATCACGAGGAACTTCCCGATGCAGAGGAGGAAAAGGTACTGATCAGGGCTCACGGTGAACCTCCTGAAACATACCGCAATGCAGGCAAACATGGAGTTATTATCGAAGATGCCACTTGCCCTGTTGTTATAAGGCTCCAGGAAAAGGTCGGGAAAGCTTACCGTGAAATGGAAAAGAGAAACGGTCAGGTAGTAATATTTGGGAAAGCTGCTCATCCCGAAGTGATTGGTCTTCAAGGACATGCTGAGGGGAGGGCTGTTGTTGTGTCAAAAATAGAAGATCTGGTGAAAATTGATATGAATAAACCGGTCAGGTTGTTTTCCCAGACTACCATGGATAAAGAAGCCTATGGCACTATTGCCGGTATCATCAGAGATAAGACGGCAAGGTGCAACAACGAGGATGTTGTGATCTTCAGAAGTATTTGCGGGAAGGTCGCTAACAGGGTGGAAGGACTGCGAAAATTTGCCAAAGCACACGATATGGTTGTTTTTGTTTCAGGAAAAAACAGTTCCAATGGGGCATACCTTTTTACAGTTTGCCGTGAAGCCAATCCGGCGAGTATCCGGATTTCTTCGGAGTCGGAACTTGATCCCGCTGCATTGAGTGGCAAAAATAATATAGGTGTGAGCGGGGCAACTTCCACTCCATCCTGGCTAATGAAAAAAATTGCAGACAAGATAAGAACCTTTTCATAA
- a CDS encoding NADP-dependent glyceraldehyde-3-phosphate dehydrogenase, giving the protein MQTIKDHFFPGLNDIPEEFRISEPFEQKEYLIGGKILTWAGDYQEVLSPVCLQEGENVIQQILGHYPLLSEREAEMALEAACKAYDNGKGEWPVMSVQQRITHMEDFTLRMQQKKNEVVKLLMWEIGKSLSDSVKEFDRTIEYIRDTIDALKQLDRNSSRFQIEQGVIGQIRRAPLGVVLCMGPYNYPLNETFTTLIPALIMGNTVIFKPPKYGVLLHRPLMEAFRDSFPPGVVNMVYGDGQTIISPMMQSGRIDVLAFIGSSRVANILKKQHPRPNRLRSVLGLEAKNAAIVLPDADIDLAVKECLLGSLSYNGQRCTALKMLFIHEDIRDVFINKFTHELESLKTGMPWETGVMITPLPSLDIVDYMKTLVNDATNLGAHVVNPSGGKSEMTFFYPALLFPVNDKMKIFHEEQFGPVIPSLSFKDIQEPLEYIQKSNYGQQLSIFGTDPGNIASLIDPLVNQVCRLNINSQCQRGPDTFPFTGRKDSAEGTLSVSDALRVFSIRTLVAAKSTELNRDIITHIIRERESNFLSTDFIF; this is encoded by the coding sequence ATGCAAACGATTAAGGATCACTTTTTCCCGGGTCTAAATGACATTCCCGAAGAATTTCGCATTTCCGAGCCTTTCGAGCAAAAGGAATACCTTATTGGAGGAAAAATCCTTACTTGGGCAGGAGATTATCAGGAAGTATTAAGTCCCGTTTGCCTTCAGGAAGGTGAAAATGTCATACAACAAATCCTGGGGCATTATCCCTTGCTATCGGAGAGAGAAGCGGAGATGGCTCTCGAAGCAGCATGCAAAGCCTACGACAATGGAAAGGGTGAATGGCCGGTAATGAGTGTACAGCAAAGGATTACACACATGGAAGACTTCACGCTCAGGATGCAGCAGAAGAAAAACGAAGTTGTAAAACTCCTGATGTGGGAAATCGGAAAATCCCTGAGTGACTCGGTTAAAGAGTTCGATCGTACCATTGAATATATCCGGGATACTATTGATGCCCTCAAGCAACTCGACCGCAATTCAAGCCGTTTCCAGATCGAACAAGGTGTCATTGGACAGATACGTAGAGCCCCGTTGGGAGTTGTACTCTGCATGGGCCCCTATAACTATCCTTTAAATGAGACATTTACCACCCTGATCCCCGCTTTGATCATGGGAAACACCGTGATCTTCAAACCTCCAAAATATGGGGTACTGCTTCACCGACCCTTAATGGAAGCTTTCCGTGATTCTTTCCCTCCGGGGGTGGTTAACATGGTTTACGGCGACGGTCAAACCATTATCAGCCCGATGATGCAATCCGGACGAATTGATGTTCTCGCGTTTATCGGGTCCAGCCGTGTGGCAAATATCCTGAAAAAACAACATCCGCGTCCAAACAGGCTAAGGAGTGTGTTAGGACTGGAAGCTAAAAATGCGGCAATCGTACTTCCGGATGCCGATATTGATCTCGCAGTAAAGGAATGCCTGCTCGGATCCCTATCATATAACGGCCAACGTTGCACAGCGCTTAAAATGCTCTTTATCCATGAGGATATCCGGGATGTGTTCATAAACAAGTTCACCCATGAACTTGAGTCCCTTAAAACCGGTATGCCCTGGGAGACAGGTGTGATGATCACGCCTCTGCCTTCACTGGATATTGTTGATTATATGAAAACCCTTGTAAATGACGCAACAAATCTGGGTGCGCATGTAGTCAACCCATCCGGTGGAAAATCCGAAATGACATTTTTCTACCCTGCCCTCCTCTTCCCTGTTAACGACAAAATGAAAATTTTCCACGAAGAACAATTCGGGCCGGTTATACCATCCCTTAGTTTCAAGGACATACAAGAACCGCTGGAATACATACAGAAGTCGAATTACGGGCAACAGCTCAGTATTTTCGGAACAGATCCTGGAAATATTGCCAGCCTGATAGACCCCCTCGTTAACCAGGTTTGCCGACTTAACATCAACAGCCAATGCCAGCGTGGCCCTGATACGTTCCCCTTTACCGGACGAAAAGACTCTGCAGAAGGAACACTCTCCGTTTCTGATGCCTTACGCGTTTTCTCCATCAGAACCCTGGTGGCTGCAAAATCAACCGAACTGAACCGCGATATCATTACCCATATCATCAGAGAAAGAGAGTCAAATTTCCTGAGTACGGATTTCATCTTTTAA
- a CDS encoding fumarylacetoacetate hydrolase family protein: MKIICIGRNYLDHAKELNSAIPKEPVFFLKPDSALLIRNRPFYYPEFSHDVHYEVELVLKIKRVGKNILEENANTYIDSIGLGIDFTARDIQRQCIKEGLPWEVAKAFDRSAVISDDFIPRENFSNLGKIEFHLNLNGITVQKGNSRDMIFNFAKLIEHVSRFMTLKMGDLIYTGTPAGVGPVKIGDRLEGFIGAEKLLDFKVK; the protein is encoded by the coding sequence ATGAAGATCATTTGCATCGGACGCAATTACCTCGATCACGCCAAAGAATTAAACAGTGCCATCCCCAAAGAACCTGTTTTTTTTCTGAAACCTGACTCTGCTCTCCTGATCCGAAACCGACCGTTTTATTACCCCGAATTTTCTCACGATGTGCATTATGAAGTAGAGCTGGTGCTGAAAATCAAAAGGGTCGGAAAAAACATCCTGGAAGAAAATGCCAACACTTATATTGATTCCATTGGCCTGGGAATAGATTTTACAGCCAGAGACATTCAACGTCAATGCATCAAAGAAGGACTACCCTGGGAAGTCGCAAAAGCCTTCGACCGCTCCGCTGTTATCAGCGACGACTTCATCCCCCGGGAAAACTTCAGTAACCTTGGGAAAATAGAATTCCATCTTAATCTGAACGGCATAACGGTTCAAAAAGGAAACTCAAGGGATATGATCTTTAATTTCGCTAAATTAATCGAACATGTTTCACGTTTCATGACACTGAAGATGGGAGATCTGATTTACACGGGGACTCCTGCGGGAGTAGGACCTGTAAAAATTGGCGACCGGCTTGAAGGCTTTATTGGCGCTGAAAAATTACTCGACTTTAAAGTGAAATAA
- a CDS encoding DUF721 domain-containing protein, with translation MIRKTNEQTLGEVIKELLQAYRLDAKLDETEVVHLWEEVAGKLIARHTKNLYVHNRILYVSLDSAALRNELNMLRSKIQRAINKKIGKQVIEEVIFR, from the coding sequence ATGATCAGGAAAACCAATGAACAGACTCTAGGGGAAGTTATAAAAGAGCTTTTACAGGCATACCGGCTGGATGCAAAACTGGATGAAACCGAGGTAGTACATTTATGGGAGGAAGTAGCGGGGAAGCTGATTGCCAGACATACTAAAAATCTTTACGTTCACAACCGAATTTTGTATGTCAGCCTTGATTCGGCAGCACTCCGAAACGAATTGAACATGTTAAGATCAAAAATCCAACGGGCGATCAACAAAAAAATCGGAAAGCAAGTAATTGAGGAAGTGATTTTCCGATAA
- a CDS encoding YciI family protein, translating to MKRILLFIAISLLLSVTLFAQDRSSLYFVFLNTNPEREALSEDSVASLQKGHLANIDSLFKDGKLVAAGPFTGGGGIFILKATSATELDSYFKRDPAIQANRFILETLPMKILSGKLCDVLGDYTMQNFVFIRFTDFPMDIDLGKSSQEISELHADHWRQDNSDTRILFEAEFPEGSGGIMILESDNEILADEWMQEDPYLIYKKYAYEIKTIWIAAETFCKSQ from the coding sequence ATGAAAAGAATTCTGCTATTCATCGCAATATCCTTGCTTCTGTCAGTCACACTATTTGCGCAGGATCGCTCCTCCCTGTATTTCGTCTTCCTGAATACAAATCCTGAAAGAGAAGCATTGAGTGAAGACTCTGTTGCCAGCCTCCAGAAAGGACATCTGGCAAATATTGACAGCTTGTTTAAAGACGGCAAACTGGTGGCCGCAGGGCCCTTTACCGGAGGAGGTGGTATCTTTATCCTGAAAGCAACATCTGCCACCGAACTGGATTCATATTTCAAACGCGACCCGGCCATTCAGGCTAACCGGTTCATCCTGGAAACCCTGCCCATGAAAATCCTATCCGGTAAATTATGCGATGTTCTCGGAGATTATACCATGCAAAATTTTGTCTTTATAAGATTTACCGATTTCCCTATGGATATTGATCTTGGGAAATCATCTCAGGAGATATCCGAATTACACGCTGACCACTGGAGACAAGATAATAGTGATACAAGGATTCTGTTTGAAGCAGAATTCCCGGAGGGAAGCGGAGGAATTATGATCCTCGAATCCGATAATGAGATTCTCGCGGATGAATGGATGCAGGAAGACCCGTATTTAATATATAAAAAATACGCATACGAGATAAAAACAATATGGATTGCAGCAGAAACCTTTTGTAAATCCCAATGA